Within the Equus przewalskii isolate Varuska chromosome 1, EquPr2, whole genome shotgun sequence genome, the region TCTTTCCTGCCGACGACTTCTCCTGGGATCTGTAAGTAACTGTCTTTCCTGTAATTGACCTCAAGTGGTGCTGCTGGGAACTCTCGCTTCTGGCCCCCTAagtccattttttttccctgcttttttgggaagattggccctgagctaacatctgctcccaattctcctcttgtttttttcatcccaaagtcccagcacatagttgtatatcatacttgtaagccattctagttcttccatgtgggacggagccacagcatggcttgatgagctgccGTGTGTAAGTCCAAGCCCAGGACCCGACCAGGTGCCACTGACGTggagcgtgtgagcttaaccacttagccacagggcgaCTGCCGCCCCCACCCAACCCTGctcaactccattttaaatgaggtttccctgtgttaattttcacaaaacaaaGTTCAGGATAAACAAGACGTGAAGGAGAAACGTCCCTCATACCCCTCCTCCCGCCCAGCAATGCAGGCGTTTCTGGACTTCCCCTGATTCAGGCAGGTCTGTGCTCTAGTGCTTTTCAGGGATTGGAAAGGTCCTGCCTTATACTAAAAAGATCATCAGGCTTCCCTGTAAACCCTGTTAGGGCGCATCATACTTCTCAGCCACACACTGGGCTCTGCTGCTCTGACCCACCTGGCGATGCCTCTGTGGACTCTCTGGGGCCACCTCTTCCCTCTGGGGTGAGGGTGGCCAGGCATGGGGGCCCTGCAGACCACAGCCACACACTCTTGCGTTAgctccctctccacctcccagaggaccccttctctctccttgtgtTGGCACTCCTCAgccatatattctttttctttgattcacTCTCCTGTTTTTGGTGAAGCCGAGGTGTCTGGGAGATAGTTCTTTTAAACATAGTACAaacctgaaaatgtcttcattttgtgCTCACACTTGATTTGTAGTTCGCCTGGGCATGGGGCTCTAGGTGAGAAACCTCCTCCTTCAGACTAGGAAGGCCTTGCTTCCTTGTCTCCTCCCTTTTAGTGCTGTTAAGAAATTCACAGCCGTTCTAATTTCTAAGCCTTTACACATAGTGGAGGCTTTTTCCTCCCTGGAAGTTTTCAGGATCTTCTCTTGAAATTTCACCATGCGGTGACTCCATGTGCCTTGATTTTCATTCACTGTGTTGGGCACTCAGAGGGTCCTCAATCTGGAAACTCCTGTCCTTCAGCCCTGGACAGTGATTTCATTGATAATTTCAGTAATCAGTTGTTTCTACCAATGGCACCTCCCCAGTTTGCTATTACCTCTTTCCAGAATTCCTATTTTAGGATGTCAGACCTTTGAAATTGGCGCTTAAATATCGAAATGTATTCTCtcccatttttcatctttatctttttgCTCTGCTTTCTGAGGAATTCCTTCCATCAAGGCTTTCGTTTCTGCTGTCATagtgtttaatttccaagagctctttcTTCTACAAATGTTTACTTTTAGAGAAGAGACACTTCATGGaagtgtcaacttaaaaagcaaatttgcctgtaATTTTACCCTCAAAACAAGCTTATTcagaaatagccaaaagaattgcagtTCAGGATATGCCTGCTATAGAGTAACACAAGCAAATCCAGAGAACAAAcgagggagctgcttttatagaggaaGAGGTAAAGCGCCAGGgcctgttctaaaggaaagtccattgggggagaGTAACAGGTCAGGGCACTACGctcctcattggctgggctgcagtgtttctcattggctgagctgcagcgtttctcattggctgagctgcagcgtttctcattggctgagctgcagcgtttctcattggctgagctgtggtgttccTGATTGGCTGGGCTATTGCCCgcgggagagaaatcttccttcctagtaaagtagttgtacttcctgGCGGAGATACAGTGTCCTCTGTACCTGTTTGGTGTAGCTGATGATGTAGGATGGGGATGACGGCTCCCCCTGCAGACCTCCCACCCAGTTACTTgaggtttctctctctcatttcacaGAAGCAATGTCCTCACTTCTCTGAGAATAGGATGAGAGACACTGAAGCTATTCTCCTGCTTAGCATTGCTCCAAATtatctctttcctgtttcttttggcTCGGTCTTCTAGGAAGCAGCTTTCCAAGATGTCAGGTAATGTTTCTCTGTCTGCTCATGAGGAGGAATGATAGGGGCTGTCTGGAAACATCAGGTCTGTGAGTGGGGCCCATCAAACGTGAGCTTGACTCCAGAGGAACTGTTGGTTAGGGACCCTCCGTGGGTATCTTAGGTTATCTTAGGTCCTTCCTCGGGCTAGTCAGAGTCTTTCAGTCTCCTTCCTGGAGCACAGAGACCCGGCTCCCGGTATGTCCAAAGAGTGGGTGCAGTGGAGAGGTAGACTCGCCCTCAACTGCTGTGCCCCTCCTGGAACCCCTCTGCAGAGAATAGACTTCCAGGCTGCTGCAGGAGGACCGGACAGTCACCAGTGCCACTCCCTGGAATGTGAGAAGGGGGTCAGGAATCTAACCGTCTCCTAGGCCTGAGAATACAGTACCTATTCATTCAGATAATTCAAGGTGCTGAGGACTCATCCCTGAGTAACGGGCAAAACCCCAGCACCCATGGAGTTCCGCGGGGGGAGGTAGAAAGGAGACACAAATATATGTAGGTTTTCTCCAGTGAAATGTGCGTGAGAGGGATGCGCGCACTTTAAAAGGATGATGTTGGGACAGGTGTTGCCGTGGGCCCGAAGCAATCTTTGAAAAATCCCTGCAGAGCTCGGGCTGCAGGCCGCCCCTCTCCTGGACCCTGAGCGGTCTCAAGCTGGTCCTACAGGCAACCAAGCCGGTCAGGGCGCCCGCTGCCAGGACGGCGGGGCGGACGGCGGCGCGTGTACTGCCTGCCACAGCGTTAAGCCTGCTGGGCCCACGGCCCTGGGCTGCGCACTCCCCGATGCCGCGCCCCCTTCCTCACCCCCTGCCCTCTAACCTCCACAGGAGGCCGCGTCCACGGCGTCGCAGTCCCGCATGGAAAGCGCGCGGCTCGAGAATGGGCAGGGGCCTCCGGGCGTGCTGCGTGCTGGTGCCTTGAGGCTCTCCGAGGCCCGAGGCTCCCGCCAGAGCGCTGCAGGTCCCTGGGCGGAGCGGGGGCAGCACGCAGCCCCGGGAAGAAACCGGAGGGTCGCGCCAGTGGCGGGGGCCGCGGGGACCCGGAGGCAGCAGCGCCACTTCCAGCTCGAGCGCGGGGCCCAGGGCGGTTCTCCAGATAGCTATCTGCCCGACCCCTGGCTTGTCGCGCAGCCCTCATCCCTCGACTACCGAGGAAAGGGCCAACCGCCCTGGCAAGTCCACTGGGACAGCGTGTTTGGGGTGCACCGGGGTCACGTGTCTGCAGAGGGGCAGCTCTCCCTTCGGGAAACTCTCCCCCTCTGCCGCCTGACGCGGAGCTGCCGGCCTCGGGGCTCCCGCTCGGAGGTCCCCGCGTGCCTGGGCCGCTTCCCCAGGGTCGGTGAAGCTGAAGCCCCCTTGGCCGCTGAGAAGGTCCCAGACGTCTGGTCCACCACTGGGGCGCCAGCTGGCAGGTAAAGACGCTCTGGGCCCCGAACCCCGAAGACAGCCGCTGGGCTCTGGCCGCTGACGGGCGTGCCCGCGGCGAGGGCCTAACTGGGGCCGCCACACCGGGCACGTGGGAGCGCGCGGCGCCGTCCCCGCCCCGACCCCGGGAGGCACGGCCCCTTCCGCCACCAGGCTGCTCTCGCGATGCCTGCGCGGTCTCGCGACGCCggccggccggggcggggcgggcgctgACTGGCGCGGCCGGGGGCGGCtccgcgggcgggcggggcgaGTCCGCAGAAGCCATGGCCGCCCTACGCGCGCTGCTGTCCTGCGTCCGTGCGCCGCTGCTCCTCCGGCCCGGCTGGCCCGCGCCGCGCCTCTTCGCCTCGGGTGACTGccgggctggggggtgggggtctggCACTGCGGCCGCCGCGGGACCCCCGGGCCTGACCCCGGACTCCTGTGCGGGGCGCCCTGACCCGCTCCCGGCGCCGCTGCCGGGGCTGGCCGATCCCTGGGTCTCTGTTCTCGCCTCTGCTCTGCGGCCGGCCCCGCGGTAGGGGCCGGTCGGGGGATTGCGCCGGGCTGACACGACTTTAAGGGGACGCACAGTTGGGGCCCTGGAATTGCAGAGGGTGGCGCGTCTTCTCCGGCGGGGCCTCCTGCACAGGCCTGCCCGTGTCCACTGCTTCCCCCCGGTCcgccctgggctccctgcctccccgCCAGCGGCGCCCCCTCCACGCGCCTGCAGCGTCCAGCCCGGTCCCTGAGCTGGGGAGAATCCCTGCGTCCTCTGCGTCGCTCGTGTGTCCACTTAACTACCCCGCCGCCAAGAGGCGCCGCCGTTCCGAGTTCTCTGACCCCCTCCCTGCGTCCGGGCCTGCACTCAGCAGTCGCGTCCTAGTCGTATGTGACAGGTGTCTGCTGCTGAACACTTCACTCGTGTCATTTTTGTCCCTCCCAAGCAAGCCCGCGGGGCAGGTGCTGTGGTCCTTGTATCGTTGGAGAAAGCAACCACCCCAACGCGCAGACCCGCGCCTTTGTCTCCTCAGCTTcgcctttttcctctccagctcttACTGACCCCCACAGTCTGAGCTGGCTGCCCAGCATGGCGGGATTCTGTTCTGCTCCGGCTCTATTCTCCTCACCTAGTTGGCACTTATTCAAAGAAAGAATTTCCCAGTCCCTCTTTCTGCAGGATCACAGGCCGCCTCTAGGGCACCTTCTGGGAAGTGCTGACCGAGGCATTCAGGAGAAGGAAGGCTGCTGTTCACTGCTGGAGTGTTTAACTGAAGGAACTGTTTAAACACCCATGAAAGCAGAGAGTCGTACAAAGGCCACCCGTGTGGCTGAAAGCTGCATGCCGCAGCCACCAAGAACTGAGCAGGAGTCACTGTCCCCTCAGAGGGGTACGTCCCCCCGGTTAGATGCCTACATAAATGGaaatcctttttccttctccctaggCACTAACTTTGAGTACATCATCGcagagaagaaggggaagaaCAGCACTGTGGGGCTGATCCGACTGAACCGCCCCAAGGCGCTCAATGCACTCTGCAATGGCCTCATAGTCGAGCTCAACCAGGCGCTGGAGGCCTTCGAGAAGGACCCGGCTGTGGGGGCCATTGTCCTCACAGGCGGGGAGAAGGCATTTGCAGGTGTGGGGGGCACGTGGTGGCAGGTGGCCCAGGTGTGCAGGGGGCAGTCTGTACCGGCCCGCGGGGCGTGTGGTGTTGTGGTTTGGTCACATGTAAAGGGGGCAGGGGAACTGCTGGGATGAGGCTCTCTGCATATCTGACATCCGTGTGTGCTCCACCAGCAAAAGAGGAGTGATTCCATCCTCTGTGGCCAGGTGTTGTGTGTGCTGGGGACTTAGGTGACAGCTGAGAGCCCAGCCTTCTCTGAGTCCACCTCAAGTCTGTCCTGTGGTACCTCTGTGTCACCTTTATCCACACGCATCACAGCATATTGCCACTGTGCCCGCTGCCCAGCTACGTGTCCACGTGGCCATCCCCTCACAGGCCCCTTGAGAGGGGGGCCCTGCCTCACCCAATCCCAGCAGCCCCCAGTGCCTGCACACTGTTTGGTTTGGGGGATATGACAGTAGTGCAGTCCCTGCTCTTTGGTAACCGGGACCTCTTTTCACCCCCTAGCTGGAGCTGATATCAAGGAAATGCAGAACCACACGTTCCAGGACTGTTACTCCAGCAAGTTCTTGAGCCACTGGGACCAACTCACCCGGGTCAAGAAGCCAGTCATAGCTGCTGTCAATGGTTATGCTGTGAGTGTCGGCCGGTCTCCTCTCACTCTGGATGCTAGAAGGAGCCGCACTTGTGCAATTGTTACCTTGAAAAGGCCTCAGTCTGGCTCCCAGGCCAGCAGGCCTTTCCTACCGAATGGGGTTGAAGAAGCAAGGACCGACAGAGAGAAGGCACTTCAGCATCTGCTTTTGTCGGCAGGTGCTCTGCTCTTGGCTTTCAGATCCTTTTGTTAGTGaagcccccaccccagtcctcaCCGTGACCCCGTGGACCCTGGGTACATTCTCCCCACCACTAGTTAAGGTGCAGGTGTTGGTGTTTTTGTGCAGTTTAATGATTTTCCAGCCTGTGCTGCACCTGTAAACCAGCCTCTTCTGCCACCGTGGAAAGGTCCATGTCCTCTGTGCATCAGGGCACATGCAGGCACGTGGGCTGCTCACAGATGCAGGTGCTGGTCATGGCCTGTAAGAAGTGGTGACAGTGTTTCAGTTTGCGATTGTGTAATAAAGCtccctgcaggggctggccccgtggccgagtggttaagttcgcgcgctccgctgcaggcggcccagtgtttcgtcggttcgaatcctgggcgcggacatggcactgctcgtcagaccacgctgaggcagcgtcccacatgccacaactagaggaacccacaacgaagaatacacaactatgtaccagggggctttggggagaaaaaggaaaaaataaaatcttaaaaaaaataaataaataaaaaaaataaagctcccTGCAGTAGCCAGGGTCAGCCAGTGATGTTTACTGGAGCACAGCCACGCCATTGGTTCTCACAGTCCCTGTGGCTGCCtttgggcccccaaagcagagacTGTACGACCCCCAGAGCCAGAAGTGTTTCccgtctggccctttacagaaaaagtttgctagcATCACCCATCTGTAGGTAATTTATGGGAATATGACTAATTTTGTGCTTCTGCGTTAATGTCTGCTCTACCCTGGAGtgtgtttcattttaatataaaatttagatAAGCAAATAGAGTGATTTTCTGACATTCCACTGGTGATGTCTCCTGTTGTTTTTCAGCTTGGTGGCGGCTGTGAACTTGCCATGATGTGTGACATCATTTATGCAGGAGAGAAAGCCCAGTTTGGGCAGCCAGAAATCCTGATAGGAACCATCCCAGGTAAGGGTGATGACATCTCTAGCAGAAACTCCTCAGGTAGTTCCCATGATCTGCCCACATCTTAGGGGCTCTCGGGCCTCCAGTAGAAGACGAAGGCATGTGACCTGCATCTGAGGAGGAGCTCAGGGCTGCCTGTCTGCGCACATCACTCTGGCTGCCGACAGCTCACTAAGCCCAAGGGACACCGGGCTCAGAGTGGCCCTGGGGGCCTTGGAGCAGTGCCAGTTCCTTGATGACAGCCAGATCCCATGTCAGACACCATTTCGAAAGGCTGGCAATGTGGTAGCTTATAACCGCAGTGATTTTTGCTCAGGAGCTGCATCTGTGGTGGTCCTTGTAGGTCAGAAGCTCAGGAAAGAGAACATGGTGACCATGGGCCAGTGCTGAGAGCTTGTGCCCAGACATGAGATGTCTGGCCACATGTCTTGCAAGGCCAGAGCAAGTCCCATGGCCTCACCCAAGTTTAGCAGAGCAGGAACTCAGACCCCCCACAGGGAGGGCACCAAGAGCAGGGGCAGTGACACCTCTGCCCCCTGGGGTCCACCTGATGAGCGCTCTGGGCTTATGTCCCTATGGGGTCTGTGGCACCCAGAACCCAGAGCATCACCTGAGCCAGTCAGGGTGGGCAGAGAGCAGCTGTGGGGTCAGAAGAGGATGTCTGGGTCAGCCGAGAGCAAGGGAAGCCCTATATGACTTTCGCGGACTGCGGGCTCTTCCCGTACCAATGCTCAAGGTCTCCGCTTCATTGAGGCAACTCCTGAGTCTGCTGGATTGTGGGCGTCTCCCCCAGGTGGTCCCCTTGGCTCGCTCTGATAGCCCCGGGGTTTCTCAGGTCTCCTCCTACTTCCCCACCTGCTGGCTGCCTCAGTTTtacccacacacacccccagagGGACCATCTTCAGCCCCTGGAACTTGCCAGTAGTGTGTCTGTGGCATGTTGGCTGGCActggccacagagccagctgTGCCCAGCAGCCCTCTGCCCTCAGGTGCAGGGGGTACCCAGAGACTGACCCGCGCCGTCGGAAAGTCCTTGGCCATGGAGATGATTCTCACCGGCGACCGGATCTCAGCCCAGGATGCCAAGCAAGCAGGTAGGGCCAGGGCGCCCCTGGAGCCACCTCGCAGGGGGCCGATTGGGGGCAAGGGCTGCATCTAGGTACTTCCGGGGAGATCAGCACAGCACTGTCAGGTGTCCGGAGGACCCAGGGGACtgactgcctttgttttcttatttgaaatgCCACATGTACTAAAGGGTAACTAAAACGTACGTGTGGGTTAAAGAGTAATAATAAAACAACGTTTCACCAAAGCCCAGCGTAAGCCTTGAGGGGTCCCCAGGGCCCTCTGCAGGCACACCTGCACCATCACCCCCGTGACTGCCCTTCTTCCCGTTCGTGCATCTGTAAGAGCCCAGTGGCCGTGGTAGCCAAGGGCATCGGCTGCCTCGGGGACTGTGTGGAGCCTTCCCTGTGTCACTGCAGCCCCCTTAGCACCCAAGAGACCTCCTCTCTCAGAACGTCCTTGTGACTCAAAGAGAAATGTGCCAGTGCTGTTTTCACACAGTGTTCACCTGTCTGTTTTTTAGGTCTTGTCAGCAAAATTTTCCCTGTTGAGACACTGGTCGAAGAAGCCATCCAGTGCGCAGAAAAAATTGCCAGCAATTCTAAAATTGTCGCAGCGATGGCCAAAGAGTCAGTGAATGCCGGTAGGGATCCTGCCAGGAGACAGTGCAGAGGGCCCCCAGGACTGCAGAGGGGTAGCTGTGAGGCTTCAAGTTTTGGGCTCTGAATTACGCATCCTAACCTCATCCTGGACAAAAATTAGGATTCTCACTATTTCGATTTTGGCTCTTTGTGGAGTTCTAGTTTCTAGTTGCTCGCTCACAAATTCTGTTGAAATGTTCCAAGCTCCCCTTGTTGCCAGAACCCGAGAACAGGGCCAGCGCTGGGGACAGACGGTGGAAGCGCTGGCATGCAGGGCAAGAGCCGAGAAGGGCAGGACAGTCCCTGAAGGAAGCAAGTCTGGTCCTGAGAAACTTGGCTCACCTCCCAGAGCCTAGGTGAAGACACTCATCTTGTCAGCGGCAGCTCAGCCCGTACTGGGCAGGGAGCTGTGCAAGTGGTCAGCAGCCTGCCCCTGAGGGATGGTGCAGGCTCACTAAACACCCATGGAGCCGGGGCAGAGTTCACGCTGCTCACTGTTGCTCTGGCCTCTGTGTCCTCTCTCTGCCAGCACTGCGGCTCTGACCTCCCCCTCCTCACAGTTGGCTTGAGTTTAACATAGCAGTTTATTCTCAGCATTGGAGTAGGATTGTCCTGGGACAGACATGTCCTCAGGCAGCCACTTTGCCTCTTCGAGTCCGTGGTTATCTGCAGGAAAGCACAGTCATGCCCCCTGGGTTGCTGCCAGCCTTACTTGAGTGAGCTAATGTTTGTGAAGCATCGACACGGGGCAAGCACACATTGGAGAGGTGGACGCTGCTGTGACTAAGGGGTTGCTGACCCACAGTCGAATCGAAGGCCCCTGCTTTTGCTCCACCCATCACCCAGAGGACTCCCCACTGCAGGGGCTCGGACCACGGGCACTGCTTCCTAAGAGCAGCACACTGCTGCTGCTTCGCAGAAGGACAGGCCCACAGCAGTGGCCTTTCTTACTGCCCCGACCTTTGTCCTGGCACGATGTTCCCTGTTCTGGCTTTCTTCCtcaattattattgtttatacttttttcaTACAATTTTGCGAGCCGTCTCAAATCCTTTTGTGGTTGGACAGAGTTTGCTGTTCCACCTTCTCATCCAATTCCTCATGTCTCTCCCATCTCAAGGCCACCATTGCGTGACACTTGGGGGACCCGGGAGTGGGAGGCCCTCTGAGCTGTTTGCTTCACTGGTCTCTCTGTGGGGTGGTGCGTGAGAAAAGGGAGTCAAAGGAGCAGGCCCAGAAGCCATGCGCAGGGATGGCGCTTCCCAGGCTGTGTGTTAAATCAGGGTGAAATTAAACTATGTGCGAGTTGGGGACTGTTCCTTTCACCATAGGAAGGCATTCTGCCTTCCCACATTCAAGCATCTCAGTTCATGACTCAGGGTTTTCTTTCTCAGCTTTCGAGATGACATTAACAGAGGGAAATAAGCTGGAGAAGAAACTCTTCTATTCAACTTTTGCTACTGTGAGTAAACAACATCCAGATGGAGAATCAGTTAGGTTCCAGCCCTAGAACTTCCTGGGAATTTCCTTGTAGGTTTCATGGTTAAGTACATTTCCTTTTGGTCAGAAGGGTAGCTTTCCCTGTAGCTGGGTCACCTGTGTTCTATCAGCAAGCCTGGACTTCTGCAAATAAAGTTCAAAAGTGCATAAACTTAGAAAAGGTCTCATGGATCGGGCCCTTAATCAGCAAGCTCCTGTATTTACATGGGATCCATTCCCCCATAATGTTCCTGGATCATTCCAATTACTTGGAATGGGGTTCAAGTGTATTATACTACTATAATCTGAAGCTTCAAAGCATTATTTTCTAGGATTTCTGCCGGTAacttaaaggaaataattcttCTAGTAGTCATTAAAATTCATGTCTTTTATTAGAAAGTCCTATCTAGATGTTTTATAAAAGGAAGATTACAAATAGCTTTGGCTCTTGAGGAAGTGAAGATGCGTGTGTATGTGCGTATGGGTGTGTGCGCACAGGAAAGGATGTTAGTGGTTCCTGAGTGACCATCACCCGGCAGGGCGTCCATTAGGATACCAATTCCCAGGCTGGCCCTAACTGGTCAGGGAATCCAGATCATTCCCAGCTTTCCAGGTGATCCCGCTGCAGCTCCCACCCATCCCCCCGACCACCCTTTGAGCGTGAGGGCCAAGAGCAGGGGGAGGCCAGCGACAGCACACCCTGGACACAGGCAGCCCCACACCCCGGCTCAGTAGCGATGTGTGAGTGTCTGCCTCTGCTCTGTCCCTTTCCCACAGGAGGACCGGAAGGAAGGGATGGCGGCGTTCGTGGAGAAGCGGAAGGCCACCTTCAGAGACCAGTGAGCACTGGCTGCCTCTGCCTCGAAGCCTCTCTCTGAAGAGGAAAATGTAATCTGTCAACTTTAGAGgcaaataaatctttctcttttaaagggCAGTAAAGTGACACACAGTTTTCCTCGGCCTACGCGGGGCTGTGCATAGCAGGCGGTCCTCACCCAGCAGTTGTGAGAAGCGCTATCAAGCACATTCTCATTTTGACCTGGGCATATTCCTAATCAGAAACTGCTCATGAGCCTTCGGTGTGTTTGAGTTTTTACTTCATTTCAGGAACAGAGGGAAGTTTCGATGCCAAACACAGCATTCGGTACAGCACGTGGTGTTCAGACAGAACACATGTGGTCGGCTGGCATGTGGGTCGCAGCCTGGGAATGTGACCTTTGGGGAAGGCTTCGCTGAGGCACCTTAAAGGGATGCGTTGCTGCC harbors:
- the ECHS1 gene encoding enoyl-CoA hydratase, mitochondrial, with product MAALRALLSCVRAPLLLRPGWPAPRLFASGTNFEYIIAEKKGKNSTVGLIRLNRPKALNALCNGLIVELNQALEAFEKDPAVGAIVLTGGEKAFAAGADIKEMQNHTFQDCYSSKFLSHWDQLTRVKKPVIAAVNGYALGGGCELAMMCDIIYAGEKAQFGQPEILIGTIPGAGGTQRLTRAVGKSLAMEMILTGDRISAQDAKQAGLVSKIFPVETLVEEAIQCAEKIASNSKIVAAMAKESVNAAFEMTLTEGNKLEKKLFYSTFATEDRKEGMAAFVEKRKATFRDQ